A stretch of DNA from Streptomyces xanthii:
TCCGTCAGCGGCCGTGACGGCGAGGACGGCGAGTGGTTCGAGATCATCCCGCGCACCAAGCTGCAGCCCGACACCCTGCACCGCTTCCCGCTGGCCGCGGAGGCCGTCGCGACGCACATCCGTCTCGACGCGTTCCCCGACGGCGGTGTGGCCCGCATGCGCGTGCACGGCTCGCTGACCGAGGCGGGGCGCTCCGCGCTGGGTGAGCGCTTCCGTCAGGCCTGAGTCCTGGTGGGCCGGTGACCTGGCCGGGCGGCGCTTCGGGGGGAGCGCCTGCCCGGCCTTCACCGTTCCCGGGTGCGGGTTGAGCGTGGCTGGTCGCGCAGTTCCCCGCGCCCCTGAAATGCAGACCCTTCGGGTCGCATTTCCCCGATCAAGGCGCGGGGCGCCTTTCATCTGGGGAAGGCGCGGCGAAGCCGCATGCCTTCCAGGGGCGCGGGGAACTGCGCGAGAAGCCCCACCGGGCCGGGAGCCGCGATCGAAACGCGCGGCCCCCGGACCGTAGGCGTCAGGCGTCCGCGCTCCGCGCAGCGAGCGCTCGGGACACCCCCGCACGGGACTCCGAGACGAGGCGGCGGAGTGCCGCGTTCGGCCCAGCAGACTCCAGCCAGGAATCCGTAGCCGCAAGCGTCGACTCCGAGACCTGAAGCGCCGGGTACAGCCCAATGGCGATCTGCTGAGCGATCTCGTGGGACCGCGACTCCCACACCTCACCCAGCACCGAGAAGTACCGCTCCGAGAACCCGGCCAGCAGCTCCCGCTGATCGCTCTGCACGAACCCCGCGATCACGGCCTCCTGCACCGCGTTCGGCAACTGGTCCGACTCCACGACGGAGGCCCACGCCGCCTCCTTCGCCTCCAGCGTCGGACGGGCCGCCCGCGCCGTCGCCGCGTGCCGCTCACCCGCAGCCGTCCGGTCCCGCTCGTACTCCGCGGCGATCTCCGCCTCGTCGTAGCGGCCCACCGCCGCGAGCCGCTCCACGAACGCCCAGCGCAGCTCCGTGTCCACGGCCAGACCCTCGACGACCTCCGAGCCGTCGAGCAGCGCCTCGAGCAGGTCGAGCTGCTCCGGCGTACGGGCCGTCGCCGCGAACGCGCGGGCCCACGCCAGCTGGTGGTCGCCGCCCGCCTCGGCCGTCCGCAGGTGCGCGAGCGTCGCCTCCGTCCAGCGGGCCAGCAGCGCGTCCCGGCGGGCCGGGTCCGCGTACAGGTCGATCGCCAGCTTCACCTGCCGGTGCAGCGACTGCACCACACCGATGTCGGACTCCTTGGCGACACCCGAGAGCACCAGGTCCAGGTACGCGCTCGTCGACAGCTCCGCGTCCCGCGTCATGTCCCAGGCCGAGGCCCAGCACAGCGCGCGCGGCAGCGACGCCTCGAAGTCACCGAGGTGCTCCACGACGTACGCCAGCGACTTCTCGTCCAGCCGGACCTTCGCGTACGACAGGTCGTCGTCGTTCAGCAGGATCACGGCCGGGCGGTGCTTGCCGACGACCTCGGCGACCTCGGTCGACTCCGTCGCCGTGACGTCCAGCTCGAAGCGCTCGCCGCGCAGCAGCTTGCCGCTCTCGTCGTCCAGGTCGTAGAAGCCGATCGCGATGCGGTGCGGGCGCAGCGTCGGCTCGCCCTTGGCGCCCTCGGGCAGCGCCGGCGCCTCCTGCCGGACGGCGAACGAGGTGATGACGCCGTGCTCGTCCGTCTCGATCTCCGGCCGCAGCACGTTGATACCGGCCGTCTCCAGCCACGCCTTCGACCAGGCCTTCAGGTCCCGGCCGCTGGTCTCCTCGAGCGCGCCGAGCAGATCGCTCAGCCGCGTGTTCCCGAACGCGTGCCGCTTGAAGTACGCCTGCACGCCCTGGAAGAACTCGTCCATGCCGACGTACGCGACGAGCTGCTTGAGCACCGACGCGCCCTTGGCGTACGTGATGCCGTCGAAGTTGACCAGCACGTCGTCCAGGTCACGGATGTCGGCCATGATCGGGTGCGTGGACGGCAGCTGGTCCTGCCGGTAGGCCCAGGTCTTCATCGAGTTCGCGAACGTCGTCCACGAGTGCGGCCACTGCGAACCCGGCGCGTACGCCTGGCAGGCGGCCTCGGCGAACGTCGCGAACGACTCGTTCAGCCACAGGTCGTTCCACCACTCCATGGTGACCAGGTCGCCGAACCACATGTGCGCCAGCTCGTGCAGGATCGTCGCCGCCCGCACCTCGTACGCGGCGTCGGTCACCTTGGACCGGAACACGTACTGGTCGCGGATGGTCACCGCGCCCGCGTTCTCCATCGCGCCCGCGTTGAACTCCGGCACGAAGAGCTGGTCGTACTTGGCGAACGGGTACGCGTAGTCGAACTTCTCCTGGAACCAGTCGAAGCCCTGTCGCGTCACGTCGAAGATCGCGTCCGAGTCGAGGAACTCGGCCAGCGACGGCCGGCAGTAGATCGCCAGCGGCACCGACTGACCCGTCTCCGCGTTCTCGTACGACGAGTGCACCGCGTGGTACGGGCCCGCGATCAGCGCCGTGATGTACGTGGAGATCCGCGGCGTCGGCTCGAACACCCACAGGTCGTCCTTGGGCTCCGGCGTCGGCGAGTTGGAGATGACGGTCCAGCCCGCCGGCGCCTTCACCGTGAACTGGAACGTCGCCTTCAGGTCCGGCTGCTCGAACGAGGCGAACACGCGCCGCGCGTCCGGCACCTCGAACTGCGTGTACAGATAGGCCTGTTCGTCGACCGGGTCCACGAAGCGGTGCAGGCCCTCGCCCGTGTTCGTGTACGCGCAGTCGGCGACCACCCGCAGCACGTTCGGCCCCGAGGCCAGGTCCGGCAGCGCGATCCGGGAGTCCCGGAACACGGCGGCGGCGTCCAGCGACCGCCCGTTCAGCTCGACCTCGTGCACGGCGTCGGCGATCAGGTCGACGAAGGTCTCGGCACCGGCCTCCGCGCTCGCGAAGCGGACGGTGGTCACCGACCGGAAGGTGCCGCCCTCCTGGGCTCCCGAGAGGTCGAGATCGATCTCGTAGGAGTCAACGGTGAGCAGCTTCGCCCGCTGCTGCGCCTCTTCACGGGTCAGGTTGGTCCCAGGCACGCGGTCATCTCCAATGGCGTTCTACTGGCGGTCTACGCTTGTGACGTTTCGGGTCATCCTTCCACGAGGGGTACGGGAAGGCGATGTCCATTTTCCGCCGGTGAAACCGCGCACCGCGCACCACCGTGGAGGACATGACCAGGTACGACGCACAGCCCATCGCAGCCACCGCGCACAAGGAACTGCGCACCACCGACGACGCGGGCCGCCCCTGCGTGCCCTACACGGCGACCGAAGCCGACGCGGGCTCACCGCTCCGCTGCTGCCTGCGCCCCATCGAGCCCGGCGAGCGCATCGCCCTCGTCTCCTACGCGCCGCTGCGCCGCTGGGCCGCCGCGACCGGAGCACAGCCCGGCGCCTACGACGAACAGGGCCCCGTCTTCCTCCACGCCACCCCGCAGGCCTGCCCCGGCCACGTCCCCGACCCCGACCGCTACCCCTTCGACCGCCCCGGCGCCCTGCGCACCCTGCGCCGCTACGACACCCGCGGCCACATCGCCGGCGGCCGCCTCCTGGAACTCCCCGCCGACGCGACGACCGCCCTCGACGCCGCCCTCGACGAGGCCTTCGCCGACCCCGAGGTGGCCCTCGTCCACGTCAGGGCGGTGGAGTACGGCTGCCTCCACTTCACGGTCGAACGCCCCCGGACCCGCTGACCTCCACGGCCTCCTCCACAGCCTCCGCCACGGCCGAGGCGAACGCCCGCACCCGCGCCGTCCGCGCACCGCGCCGCCACACCACCCCCAGCACGGAGTCCGGCAGCCCCGCCACCGGCACGTGCACCACGTCCCGCCGCCCGTGGTACTCGGCCGTCGGCCGGCACAGCAGCATCGCCCCGCGCCCCGCCGCCACCAGCGTCAGCCCCTCCTGCAAGGTCCGCACGGAGGGACCCGGCACCGCGGTCGGGGCGTGGGCCCGGCGCCAGTACCCGGGCGCCGGCGCGTCCGCCGCGACCAGCGGCACCCGGGCCAGCTCGGCCGCGCTCACCTCGGCGCGGCCGGCGAACGGATCCCGCACCGACACCGCCACGTTCTGCCGCTCCCGCGAGAACGTCGGCCCCAGCACCAGATCCGGCTCCGCCACCGGCAGCAGCACGATCGCCAGATCCACCTCACCGCCACGCACCGCCCCGAACGGATCCGCGAACGGCACCTCCACGATCCGCGTGACACACCCCGGATGCCGCTCCTGGAACAGCGAGATCGCCGCCATCAGCCGGGCGTCGGCCGTCCCCTGGAACCCGATCCGCAGCTCACCCTCCACACCCCGCGCCGCCTCCCGGGCCCGCCCCAGCACCGCGTCCAGCTCCTCGTACGCGGGCCGCAGCTCGGCGAGGAACCGCTCACCGAGCGGCGTCAGCGCCACCCGCCGGCTGGTCCGCTCCACGAGCAGCGCCCCCACCCGCCGCTCCAGCGCGGCCAGCAGCTGACTGACCCGCGACTGCGACACGTAGAGCCGCTCACCGGCCCGTCCGAAGTGCCGCTCCTCGGCGACCGCGAGGAACGCCTCCAACTCCCTGATGTCCAGCACGAGTCCCCCGTAACGGCACGCACGATCGATGAGCCCCGCTCATAGAAGGGTGAGACCTTCGCCGTTGTTCCCGCGCGGTGCCCGGCCGAAGGCTGAACCCATGCACCCGCAGACCACCACCCGACCCCGTCCGGCACGCGCCGCCCACCCGGCCGCCGTCCCCGTCCTCGCCCTCGCCACCTTCACCGTCGTCACCGGCGAGATGCTCCCCGTGGGCCTGCTCAGCCCCCTGGCCGCCGACCTCGGCCGCTCCGAAGGCACCGCCGGACTCGCCGTCACCCTGCCCGGGATCGTCGCCGCGCTCGCCGCCCCGCTCCTGCCCCCGGCGGCCCGCCGCACCGACCGCCGCACCCTCCTCACGGCCCTGCTCGTCCTGCTCGCCGCCGCGAACCTGCTGTCCGCCCTGGCCACGAGCCTGCCCGCGCTCCTCGCCGCCCGCGTCCTCGTCGGCGTCTGCATCGGCGGCGTCTGGGCGGTCGCCGCCGGACTCGCACCCCGGCTCGTCCCCGCCGCCCGCACCGGCCGGGCCACCGCGCTCATCTTCAGCGGCATCGCCGTCGCCTCCGTGGTCGGCGTCCCCGCCGGCACCTATCTCGGCGAACTCACCGGCTGGCGCTGGTCGTTCGCCGCCGTCGGCGCCCTCTCCCTCACCGCCGCGGCCCTGCTGCGCGCCGCCCTGCCCCCACTGCCCGCCGAGACCGCCGTCCGCCCCGCCGCGCTCCTCGCCCTGCTCGGCGCACCCCGTGTCCGCCAGGGCCTGCTCGCCGTCCTGTTCCTGGTCACCGGCCACTTCGCCGCCTACACCTACGTCCGCCCGCTGCTCGCCCGCGTCCCGCACCTCGGCGCCGCGACCGTCAGCGCCCTGCTCCTCGCCTACGGCGTCGCCGGCATCGCCGGGAACTTCCTCGGCGGCGCCCTCGCCGCCCGCCGCCCGCGCCCCACCCTCACCGCGATCGCCGCCGCACTCGCCGCGACCGTCCTGCTCCTGATCCCCGCCGTCGGCTCGCTGACCGCGTCGGCCGCGCTGCTCCTCGCCTGGGGCCTCGCCTACGGCGGCGTGTCCGTCGCCGCGCAGAACTGGCTGGCCGCCGCCGCGCCGGCCGCCCGCGAGGCCGTGTCCGGGCTGTTCGCGGGCGCCTTCAACTGCGCGATCGCCCTCGGCGCCCTCGCGGGCGGCCTGGTCGTGGACGGCCTCGGTGTCACTCCCGTCCTCTGGCTCGCCGGAGCGCTCACGGCCGCCGCGTGCGTGACAGGGGCGGCCACCGAAAGAACCGGCGACCGCCCCTGACGACGGAGGTCGTGCCTACTTGGCGGACAGCTCCTGCGCCACCAGCTCCGCGATCTGCACCGCGTTCAGCGCGGCGCCCTTGCGGAGGTTGTCGTTGGAGATGAACAGCGCCAGACCGTTCTCGACCGTCTCGTCGTTGCGGATACGGCCCACGAACGAGGCGTCCTGGCCGGCGGCCTGCAGCGGCGTGGGGATGTCCGACAGCTCGACACCCTCGGCCGCCGCCAGCAGCTCGGTGGCGCGCTCGACGCTCAGCGGACGGGCGAAACGGGCGTTGACCTGCAGCGAGTGCCCGGAGAAGACGGGGACCCGGACGCACGTGCCGGAGACCTTCAGCTCGGGGATCTCGAGGATCTTGCGGGACTCGTTGCGGAGCTTCTGCTCCTCGTCCGTCTCGTTCAGACCGTCGTCCACGATCGAACCGGCCAGCGGCAGCACGTTGAACGCGATGGGCCGCTTGTAGACGTTCGGCTCCGGGAAGTCCACGGCGCCGCCGTCGTGCGTCAGCTTGTCCGCGTCGGCGACGACCTTCTGCGCCTGCCCGTGCAGCTCGGCCACACCGGCCAGGCCCGAACCGGACACGGCCTGGTACGTCGCGACGACCAGCGCCGCCAGACCGGCCTCGTCGTGCAGCGGACGCAGGACGGGCATGGCGGCCATGGTCGTGCAGTTCGGGTTGGCGATGATGCCCTTGGGGCGGTTCGCGATCGCGTGCGGGTTGACCTCCGACACGACCAGCGGAACCTCGGGGTCCTTGCGCCAGGCGGACGAGTTGTCGATCACGACCGGGCCCTGGGAGGCGACCTTCTCCGCGAGCGCCTTCGACGTGGCACCACCGGCGGAGAACAGCACGATGTCCAGGCCCGTGTAGTCGGCCGTCGACGCGTCCTCGACCGTCACACCGTCCAGCACCGACCCCGCGCTGCGCGCGGAGGCGAACAGCCGCAGCTCCTCGATCGGGAAGGCCCGCTCGACCAGGATCTTGCGCATGACCGTGCCGACCTGACCGGTGGCTCCGACGATTCCGACCTTCACAACAGGTTCCTCCGTACGTGCGTGCGGCCATCCGGCCTGGGGGTACGTCCATGATGCGTCTGTCCAGACCCGACTTGTCCAATCCATTGTCCGGCCCTCGGGACGCTTTGCGACAGGACACAGAATCCGTCGAACCTTTCGGGGGGCTCCGGCGTCGTAGGACACACGAAGCAAGGGGGAGGGGCATTGCTGCGGAGCATGCGCAGACCGGGGCGCGGGCGGGCCGACGACCCGCTGGACGCGGCGGTCGAGGACCGGGTCCGGGCCGTCCTCTCGCTGGGCGGGGTGCCGTACGCGGATCTGCCGGACGGCGTGCAGCAGGTGCGGCTGCGCCTTCTGGAGCGGGCGGCGAAGGGGCAGGAGGCGCCGCGCGACGTGTCGGCGTGGGCCGCGGTCGTCGCCTCCAACCTGGCCATGGACTGGCACCGGGCCCGCCGCCGCCAGGAGCGCCTCGGCGAGCGTCTGGCCTCCCTGCGCCAGGAGAACGCCCGGGACGCGGCCGACACCCGCGTCCTGTCCATGGCGGTCGCGCAGGGCCTGGACCAGCTGCCCGACCAGCAGCGGCAGGTCGTCGTCCTGCGCTTCTACGCGGATCTGCCGGTCCGCGACATCGCGGCGGAGCTCGGGGTGCCCGAGGGCACGGTCAAGAGCCGGCTGCACACGGCGGTCCGGGCGCTGCGGGCCCGGCTGCACGAACAGGAGGTGGTGTGACGTGCCGGACGAGACGCACGAGGACCGGCTCCTGATGCGGGCCCTCGCCGGTGAGCCGCTGCCCGGGGACGATCCGGAGGCCGC
This window harbors:
- a CDS encoding MFS transporter; this encodes MHPQTTTRPRPARAAHPAAVPVLALATFTVVTGEMLPVGLLSPLAADLGRSEGTAGLAVTLPGIVAALAAPLLPPAARRTDRRTLLTALLVLLAAANLLSALATSLPALLAARVLVGVCIGGVWAVAAGLAPRLVPAARTGRATALIFSGIAVASVVGVPAGTYLGELTGWRWSFAAVGALSLTAAALLRAALPPLPAETAVRPAALLALLGAPRVRQGLLAVLFLVTGHFAAYTYVRPLLARVPHLGAATVSALLLAYGVAGIAGNFLGGALAARRPRPTLTAIAAALAATVLLLIPAVGSLTASAALLLAWGLAYGGVSVAAQNWLAAAAPAAREAVSGLFAGAFNCAIALGALAGGLVVDGLGVTPVLWLAGALTAAACVTGAATERTGDRP
- a CDS encoding aspartate-semialdehyde dehydrogenase, coding for MKVGIVGATGQVGTVMRKILVERAFPIEELRLFASARSAGSVLDGVTVEDASTADYTGLDIVLFSAGGATSKALAEKVASQGPVVIDNSSAWRKDPEVPLVVSEVNPHAIANRPKGIIANPNCTTMAAMPVLRPLHDEAGLAALVVATYQAVSGSGLAGVAELHGQAQKVVADADKLTHDGGAVDFPEPNVYKRPIAFNVLPLAGSIVDDGLNETDEEQKLRNESRKILEIPELKVSGTCVRVPVFSGHSLQVNARFARPLSVERATELLAAAEGVELSDIPTPLQAAGQDASFVGRIRNDETVENGLALFISNDNLRKGAALNAVQIAELVAQELSAK
- the pepN gene encoding aminopeptidase N, whose product is MPGTNLTREEAQQRAKLLTVDSYEIDLDLSGAQEGGTFRSVTTVRFASAEAGAETFVDLIADAVHEVELNGRSLDAAAVFRDSRIALPDLASGPNVLRVVADCAYTNTGEGLHRFVDPVDEQAYLYTQFEVPDARRVFASFEQPDLKATFQFTVKAPAGWTVISNSPTPEPKDDLWVFEPTPRISTYITALIAGPYHAVHSSYENAETGQSVPLAIYCRPSLAEFLDSDAIFDVTRQGFDWFQEKFDYAYPFAKYDQLFVPEFNAGAMENAGAVTIRDQYVFRSKVTDAAYEVRAATILHELAHMWFGDLVTMEWWNDLWLNESFATFAEAACQAYAPGSQWPHSWTTFANSMKTWAYRQDQLPSTHPIMADIRDLDDVLVNFDGITYAKGASVLKQLVAYVGMDEFFQGVQAYFKRHAFGNTRLSDLLGALEETSGRDLKAWSKAWLETAGINVLRPEIETDEHGVITSFAVRQEAPALPEGAKGEPTLRPHRIAIGFYDLDDESGKLLRGERFELDVTATESTEVAEVVGKHRPAVILLNDDDLSYAKVRLDEKSLAYVVEHLGDFEASLPRALCWASAWDMTRDAELSTSAYLDLVLSGVAKESDIGVVQSLHRQVKLAIDLYADPARRDALLARWTEATLAHLRTAEAGGDHQLAWARAFAATARTPEQLDLLEALLDGSEVVEGLAVDTELRWAFVERLAAVGRYDEAEIAAEYERDRTAAGERHAATARAARPTLEAKEAAWASVVESDQLPNAVQEAVIAGFVQSDQRELLAGFSERYFSVLGEVWESRSHEIAQQIAIGLYPALQVSESTLAATDSWLESAGPNAALRRLVSESRAGVSRALAARSADA
- a CDS encoding sigma-70 family RNA polymerase sigma factor, with translation MRRPGRGRADDPLDAAVEDRVRAVLSLGGVPYADLPDGVQQVRLRLLERAAKGQEAPRDVSAWAAVVASNLAMDWHRARRRQERLGERLASLRQENARDAADTRVLSMAVAQGLDQLPDQQRQVVVLRFYADLPVRDIAAELGVPEGTVKSRLHTAVRALRARLHEQEVV
- a CDS encoding LysR family transcriptional regulator; this encodes MLDIRELEAFLAVAEERHFGRAGERLYVSQSRVSQLLAALERRVGALLVERTSRRVALTPLGERFLAELRPAYEELDAVLGRAREAARGVEGELRIGFQGTADARLMAAISLFQERHPGCVTRIVEVPFADPFGAVRGGEVDLAIVLLPVAEPDLVLGPTFSRERQNVAVSVRDPFAGRAEVSAAELARVPLVAADAPAPGYWRRAHAPTAVPGPSVRTLQEGLTLVAAGRGAMLLCRPTAEYHGRRDVVHVPVAGLPDSVLGVVWRRGARTARVRAFASAVAEAVEEAVEVSGSGGVRP
- a CDS encoding DUF1203 domain-containing protein produces the protein MTRYDAQPIAATAHKELRTTDDAGRPCVPYTATEADAGSPLRCCLRPIEPGERIALVSYAPLRRWAAATGAQPGAYDEQGPVFLHATPQACPGHVPDPDRYPFDRPGALRTLRRYDTRGHIAGGRLLELPADATTALDAALDEAFADPEVALVHVRAVEYGCLHFTVERPRTR